CCGGCCCCTGTCCGGTGGCTTTACCCTCTGAAGGCGAAGAAGCAGAAACTCTTTACGGCGGTACCCTACGACGGCAAGGACATCCTCAACTTCAGCAAGCTGGTCGAGAAATCGACGGCGGACAATCCCCCTTGCCCTGCGGCATTGGACGATTTGGCGCTCCTTCAGTACACGGGTGGCACCACAGGTGTTTCCAAAGGGGTGATGCTGATCCATAGAAACATCCTAGCCAACGTGGTACAGATCTGCGCGTGGTTTCCGGACGTGCGCCGGGGTTCCGAGCGGGTGGTGGCGATCCTGCCCTTCTTCCATGTCTTCGGCATGACCGTTTCGATGAACTTGGCGCTTTACGCCGGCAGCACCGTCATTTTGGTGCCGCGATTCGAAGTGAACGAGTTCCTGAAGGTGCTCCACAAGAGCCGTCCCACACTTTTTCCCGGGGTGCCGACCATTTACGTGGCCATCGTCAATCATCCCAAGATCAAGGACTTCGATATCTCGTCCATCCGCTACTGCATCACGGGTTCGGCTCCCATGCCCGTGGAAGTGCTGAAAAAATTCGAGCAGATCACGGGCGGGGTCATCGTGGAAGGCTACGGACTTTCCGAGGCGGGCCCCGTGACTCACGTGAATCCCTTTGTGGGCAAGCGAAAGCCGGGCTCCATCGGGATTCCGCTGCCGGACACGGACTACCGGATCGTCGACTTGGAAACCGGGACACAGGTCCTGCCTCCGGGGGAGGAAGGTGAACTCGTGGTCAAGGGTCCCCAAGTGATGCTGGGCTACTGGAAGATGCCGCAGGAAACCGAAGCTACGCTGCGGAACGGCTGGCTGTACACCGGGGACATCGCCAAGGCCGACAGCGAGGGCTATGTGTTCATCGTGGATCGAAAAAAGGACATGATCATTGCGGGCGGCTACAATATTTACCCGCGTGAAATCGATGAAGTTCTTTATGAACACCCGAAAATCCTCGACGCGGTGACCGTCGGGGTGCCCGATCCCTATCGCGGTGAAACCGTCAAGGCCTTCGTGGTGCCGAAACCCGGCGAAACAGTGACGGAAAAAGAGGTCATCGATTTTTGCAGAACGAAGCTTGCGGCTTACAAGATCCCGCGCGCCGTTGAATTCCGGGAATCGCTGCCGAAGACCATGGTCGGAAAGATCCTGAGGAAGGATCTGCGAGCGGAAGAGTTGCGAAAGAAGGAAGGGGAGTCCAGGGGGGGACCGTGACGCCAGAGGGACCTTCGTACACTGGGTGTCTTCCGCCCGCCTGAGCCGCCCGGCAGTCCTCGGATTGTCGGGCGCTCGCGTTTTTCGCCGATGGTGGATCGTTTCACCTTGTTCCCAAGCTCCAGCTTGGGAACACAAGTGTGCAGAAGCTCCAGCTTCGATTCCCATGAGGCCGTTACCAAGCCGGAGCATGGTAACGAGGGAATTACCGGTTTTACGGGTCGCGGGCAAGCCCTCTCCTACCGATAACGGAACACCTGGCCGATCGCCTGTAGGGATCGACGGCACCCGCGGGCGGCGCTCAAATCGATCCCGACGGCATGTGGGCTGAAAGAATGGAAGAGTTCACCATCGGCGATCCATTTTCGGGAGATGCGCAGGGCCGGCAAGCGGTCTTTGCGGCGGCTGCGGATTTCTATCGCTTCCAGAATTTCGGTTACCCTCGGAAGTCCGCGCTGGAGTGGGTTGGAAACCGCCACGGGTTGAACGCGGCGGACCGCCAGCTGCTGCATCGGGGAGTCTTCTCACGGGAACGTGCGCTCATGAGGCTGGGGAAGCGATGCCGAGGTGCGAGCTGGCGCTCGGAACCGGTGGTGGTGGACGGGCACAACGTGCACATCACGCTGGAAAGCGCACTTTTGGGCCGCCCCCTGGTACGTGCCAACGACGGGGCTTTGCGGGACACCGCGGGACTTTCGGCGCGCTTTCGCGTGACGGATGCCACTGAAGCCGCGGTCGCGCTGCTCTTTCATTGCCTGAAGGCCTTTTCACCCAGAGAAGTCGTCTTCCTTTTCGATGCGCCCATGAGCCACAGCGGCATCCTGGCGGCATGTTACCGTGAGGCGCTGGCGTCGTTCGGAATCCCGGGTGAAGCCCGAACGGCAAGGGTTCCGGAGAGGGAGTTTCCTTACGAGCGGGCGGTCGTGGCGGGAAGCGACCGGGCTGTTCTCGACCAGGCGCGCCGCTGGCTTGACCTGGCGTCTCTGGCGTTGGGCTTTGCGCGGTGCCCACACGTGTGCGTCGATTTTTTCGCGTTCCTCGCCCCCCGCACTTGAGACACGGTATCCGCCGTCGCCCTTGCTTGCCAAACGCGTCCGGCTGTGCTAGGGAAAATCGCTCCGATGGCGGGCTCCGGCGATGGCGGACCCCGGCGGCCGTGACCCTCCCGCCGTCCGGCGATTCAAGCTGAATATCCCGTTCCCAGGCGATTGAAAGGAAGAGACATTTTCATGGCCGAGATCGCTCCTTTTAGAGGGCTCCGCTACAATCCCCTGCGCGTCGCGGATCTTAACCAGGTGGTCATTCCGCCCTACGACGTCATTTCTCCGGAGGAACAGGATTTCTTTCACGCCCTGAGCCCTTACAACATGATCAATCTGGAGCTGGGCAAGGCTTCGCAGGAAGACACCGAGGGGGAAAACCCTCACACCCGGGCCGGGTGTTTGCTGAACGCGTGGCGCTCGGAAGGGGTGCTCATCCGAGATGAGGTACCGAGCCTCTACCATTACGAGCTGGATTACACGCTGGGATCCCGGAGGCTTACACGCAAGGGCTTGGTGGGACTTCTCCGGCTGGAAGATTTTTCGACGGGGCGGGTGCGCCCCCACGAAAAGACCTTCAGCAAGGTGAAAAGCGAGCGCTTGGGGCTGATGCTTTCCTGTCATGCCAATCTGAGTCCGGTGTTCGCGCTTTACAGTGATCCGGAGGGGCGGGTGGAAGCGCTGTTCCAAGACCGGGAAGTGTCGCCCTGTGCGTCTTTTCGTGACCGAAACGGGTTCGATCACCGGCTCCGGCGGGTCACGTCTCCGAACGTTTTCCGCGAACTGCGCCGGCTTATGCAGGATCGGATGATCTTCATCGCGGACGGCCATCACCGGTACGAAACGGCGCTCAAGTTCCGGGATATTCTGCGCGAACGGCATCCGGGTGCGGGTCCCCGGGCCCCCTTCGAATTCGTCATGGTTTATCTGTCGCCCATGGAAGGGGAGGGATTGAGCATTCTGCCCACGCATCGGCTTCTCAAGCATGTGGGCAGGGACGCCTTTGAACGGGTGCTCCCGGCGGCTGAAGCATTCTTTCAGGTGACGCCTTTCGAGGCGACCGAGGAGCGGGACAGGCGGCGTTGGATGGCGCGGCTTTCCGAGGCGGCTGAAGCGAGGCGGACGGCGGTGGGCGTGGCCGTGCACGGCGGATCGAAGCTTTTTCTTTTGACTGCGAGGGACGATCGAATCCGGCGGTTTTTGGATGATCAGGGTGTTCCCGGGGTTCTCCAGTCCCTGGACGTGGTGATCCTGGACCGGGTCGTGCTGCGCCGCATTCTCGGTCTTTCGGAATCGTTTCTGTCGGACCCCCGGAACATCCAGTTCAGCCACGATCTGGACGAAGGCCTCACTCGTGTCCTTTCCGGAGTCAACGATTTGGGGTTTTTTGTCAACCCGACCCGCGTCGACCAGGTGCGCGACGTGGCTTCGGCCGGGCTGATCATGCCCCACAAGGCCACGTATTTTTACCCCAAGGTTTCTAGCGGCTTGGTTCTGCATCCCATCGATGTGAACGAGGAGGTGCCGCTTTTTTGAGGCGCCGGGATGTGTGGCGTTTTTGGGGCGTCCCAAGGGAGAGGCTGTGGCCGTGATGGACTGTGTTCCTTCATGCGGCAAGCCCGAATCGGCGGACAGCGGCGGGCGCGAGACGACCTGTGATACGCTCTTCGGGGGCCGGCTGGTGCTCCGCCAGGACAAGACCGGTTACCGCTTTTCCATCGATTCCGTGCTCTTGGCGGGCCTTACGCGGGTGAAACCCGCCGACCGCGTGGTGGACCTGGGAACCGGCTGCGGCGTGGTTCCCTTGATCCTGGCTTTCCGCGGGCGGGGCCGGGAATGGATCGGGGTGGAGATCCAGCGTGAACTGGCGGAACTCGCCCGCGAAAACGTGAGGCGGAACGGCTTCGGCGGCCGCGTCGCCGTCGTGGAAGCGGACATGAGGTGCCTGGGGGACCTCGTGATCCCGGGGAGTGTCGATCTGGTGGTGAGCAACCCGCCTTACCGGCGCCGAGGTTCGGGACGGGTGAACTCCGACCGGCAGCGCGCGCTGGCCCGGCATGAATTTGCGGGATCCGCCGCCGACGTGTTCGAAAGCGCATCGGGGCTCCTCCGAGAGGGGGGCCGTCTGGCCCTCATTTATCCAGCGAGCCGCCTGGAAGAGCTGATGGGGCTCGGCGACCGGTGGGGGTTTCGAGCCAAGCGGCTGACTATGATCCACTCGGATCCTGGAAGCCCAGGATGCCTGGTGCACCTCGAATACCGAAAGGGTGGCGGACCGGACCTGTCGGTGGAGCCTCCCTTCTTCATTCACGATGGTCGTGGCGGTTACAGCGAAGCCGCGAAGTGCTTGTACGAAGTCCCTTGAGAGAAGGGAGCGGAAATGGATCTGGGAATCAACGGCAAGGTGGCGTTTGTGGCTGGTGCCAGCCGGGGACTCGGAAAGGCGGTGGCGTTGGAATTGAGCCGGGAAGGAGCCAAGGTGGCGATCTGTGCCTTGGACGATCCCGAGCTTCCCGGGGCCGTGGAAGAGATCAAGGCGGCCACGGGAGGCGAAGTGATCGGTATCCCCAGCGACGTGACCGACGCGGATCAGGCCAAGGGCTTCGTCCGAAAGGGACTCGAACATTTCGGCACCGTGGATATCCTGGTTAACAATGCCGGCGGGCCCCCTTCAAGGACTTTCATGGAAATCGACGACGACCTGTGGACCTTCGGATTCAAGCTGAACCTCATGAGCACCATCGTCATGACCCGGGAAGCGGTCCCGGTCATGAAGGAGAAACGTTGGGGGCGCATCATCAACATGACATCGGTGGCGGTCAAGCAGCCCATCGACGGTTTGATTCTCTCGAATACGATGCGTTCCGGGGTGATCGGACTGGCCAAGACCCTTTCCAACGAACTGGCGCCTTACAACGTGACGGTCAACAACGTGTGTCCGGGCTACACCATGACGGAACGCGTGAGGAATCTGTCGGAATTCCTGGCGGAGAAGCAGCATACAACGCCGGAGGCTGTGATCCGGAAATGGGAATCGGAAATCCCCATGGGGCGCCTCGGAACCGTCGGCGAATTTTCGGCCCTGGTCGCTTTTCTGGCGTCGGAAAGAGCGGGATTCATCACGGGGACTTCCATCCAGATCGACGGGGGCTATTACCGAGGGATCCTGTAAGAAGCAGGCCTCAAGGATCATCAGATTGGAAGGACGTACCATGCCACAACGCACCGCCGTCATCCGCTCTGTGGGGCGCTTCCTCCCGGAACGACGCCTCACCAACCAAGACCTGGAAAAGATGGTGGACACCACCGAGGAGTGGATCCTCACCCGAACCGGCATCCGCGAAAGGCGCATCCTGGAACCCGGCCTGGGGTGTTCGTACATGGCGGCGCGGGCGGCCGCCGATTGCCTGGAGCGTGCGGGGACGCCGGCTTCCGAAGTGGACGCCATCATTGTCGGGACGGTGACGCCCGACATGTTTTTCCCTTCGACGGCGTGCCTGGTGCAACGGGAGATCGGCGCGAGCCGGGCCTGGGGATTCGATCTTTCCGCCGGCTGCTCCAGCTTCCTGTTTTCGCTCACCGCCGGAGTCCAGATGATCGAATCGGGACGCTACGACAAGGTGTTGGTGATCGGGGCCGATGTCATGAGTTCCATCATCGACTACCAGGACCGGAACACCTGCGTGCTCTTCGGCGACGCCGCCGGGGCCGTACTCCTGGAGCCTTGTGAAGAGGAGGGGTACGGTGTGCTGGATTTCATTCAGCGGATCGACGGAATCGGCGAACCCTACCTGCACATGAAGGCGGGCGGCAGCCGCAAGCCCGCGAGTCTTGAGACGGTCCGCAACCGCGAGCATTACGTTTACCAGGAAGGAAAGCGCGTCTTCAAATTCGCGGTGACGGAAATGGCGGATGTGGCCGTAGCCGTTTTGGACCGGAACGGAATCAAGGGAGAAGATCTCGCCCTTTTCATTCCGCACCAGGCCAATCTTCGGATCATCGAGGCCTGTGCCAATCGCATGAACATCCCCATGGACCGCGTGGTGGTGAATATCGACCGATATGCCAATACCACCGGAGCGACCATCCCACTGTGCCTTTACGAAGCCGTTGTGGAGCAAGACCGACTGAAGCGGGGCGATTACCTGGTCATCGCCACCTTCGGGGCGGGATTCACGTGGGGGAGCGCGCTGGTGCGCTGGCACCGGACCGGTCCGCCCCGGCCGTGACGCGAACCGCATGCTGATCGCGGCGAGGGCGCCGCTCCCCTCGTTCCCAAGCTCCAGCTTGGGAACGCCCTGCCCGGGAAGCTCCAGCTTCCCTCCTGCTACAACTGAAACGCGCTGTCTTTCTAGGGAGCTCGCCAGGATCTCGAAGTGGTCTTTCTCCTCGTTTCCAAGCTCCGGCTTGGGAACGGCCTCACCGAAGCTGGAGCTTCTGCACAGTTGTATTCCCAAGCTGGAGCTTGGGAATAAGAAGCAAAAGATCTGCACCAATTATTGTTGTGGGGATGCGGCATGCCAGCGTAGGGGCACGGTATGCCGTGCCCTTACACTTATTTCATTCTCGTTAAAGCAATCATTTGTCATCATGATTTAAAATCTTCAACGGCTTTAAAAGCTAACTGTGCATGCATGAGTGCCGGTCCTCCACCCATCAAAACAGCCACAAGGCAGGTCTCCATTATTTCGTTTTCAGTCGCGCCGGCTTCAAGGGCTTGATGTACGTGATGAGCAATGCACCAATGACATTGTTTGGAAATTGCTATTCCAATGGCTACCAACTCTTTTGTTTTTCGCGAAAGATCTCCATCCGTAGTTGCACATTCCATCAATCCGCCCATAGCTTGCATAAACTTAGGCTGTAATTTGCTCATTCTTGCCATACTTTCATTAACTTCCTTTACAGCCTTTTTCATGTCTTCCATAATTATTCTCCTTTCATACACGGCATGGCCATCATAGGCCGCATCCATGACATCGTAGAGCTAGTCGACCCTGGCTCGCCTCATTTGCAAGAGGCTCCCAATACATATTCGTTACCTGGATCAAGAACCAAAACCTCAGCCTCGGGCACCTCCTTCTTCATAATTTCCGTAAAAGGCAAGGCATCCTGTTCCAGAAGGGGAAAGGTCTTATAATGCATCGGTATAACCTTTTTGACTTGAAGCAATTTCGCGGCCATGGCGGCCTGAATTGGATCCATGGTAAATACGCCTCCTATAGGCAATAAGGCCAAATCAATATTATAGAGCTCGCCGAGGATCTTCATCGAATAAAACACGCCGGTATCACCCGCATGGTAGACAGTGAAACCGTCTTCCAATTTTATGATATAACCTGCCGGGTTTCCTTTTTCGCAAGAATGATAAGCCTGAGTCATGGTTATTGCTACCCCATCGATATGGGCCGTACCGCCAATATTCATACCCATTCCGAATACTATCTGGGAATCCGGGATGCCTGTATCTTCTTTCAGTTTACCAACGACCTCAGGCATGCCGACCAGCGTGGCGCCGGTGGCCTTTACGATCGGGCCGACATCCGCTATGTGATCAAAATGGTCATGCGTCACCAAAACCATGTCTGCCTTCACGATTTCTTCTACCTGACAGGCGGCCGATGGGTTGCCCGTCAACCATGGATCAATAATTATCACCTTTTCGTTTTTGGTTGTGATTTGAAATCCTGCGTGACCTAAGTATTTAATAGTACTATTCGCCATTTTGACAACCTCCTGTTTCTATTGTTCCTTTGGTTCTCGTATAGCCGTGTAACGTGTTTCACAACAGCCGTCATTTGCGGCAACACTTTTAACGATCTCCATTCTTATGGCTTGGCCGGTTGCCGCCTCAAAGATTCCGTGATCTATACCCATCATTGCTTTGCAAATATCCCGGCCTTTGTTATTCAAACCGAGACCGCAACGGTAACCTTCTTCGGTTGTAAGATGAAAAACATGATCCGATTTCTCAATAATTTGGATCTTGGTTCCCCTTTTCCGAGCAGCATCCACAAACGCCTGCCCAACATTGCTCAGACTAGCATCAGTGAGACCCTCTCTCATTTTTGACCCTATCGCCCTGCCGAGCTGATAACAAACATCTTCAATCAAGGGAAGAGCAGTTTTGCCGAACTTTTCATAAAACCTAAGGCTTAGAACCGCCAGGGCATCTCGTGGAGTTAGTATTTTCAAGTAGTTGTCTTCTGTCATTGCTTGTTTTTCCTTCTTCCCCTCGTTCCCAAGCTCCGGCTTGGGAACGGCCTGCCCGGGAAGCTCCAGCTTCCCTCCTGCCACACCTGCCTTAGCAGATCAGTTCCCCGTAAATACCGGCCTTCGTTTCTCCAGCATCGCCTTGATCCCTTCTTCTGCATCCTTGCTCCGGTTTATCTCATCTACGTGAAGACGTTTGAGTTCCTCTTCTAATATCGGATCGAGGGGGTTTTCTTCGAATAATTTTCTTATAGTTGATTTGGTGATCCTTACCGCTATCGGAGCTGTTTCTTCTGCCAGTTCATTTGCGAGGGAATAGGTAACGGACTCCAGCTCATCAGGGCTGACTACCAGGTTCACCAGATCGATCTCTTTAGCCCTCTGTGCATCAATCAATCTTCCGCCAAGAAGTATCTCTTTGGCCGGCCTTATGCCAACCAACCGGGTTAAACGTTCTATCTGCGTATAATAATAGGTCCTTCCCAATCTAACCAAAGGCGCGCCGAATCGAGCGCCTTGCGCTGCAAGACAGAAATCTGAAAGTACGCAAAGATCAAGTCCGATACCTACGGCTGGACCATAGACCATGGAAATAACGAGCATAGGATAACGGATAAGGCTGTCAAGACAGTATTCCAGCCCCTCGATAGTCCTTTTGAATTCTTTCTGCCCCCCGGCAAGGTCGACGCCAGATGAAAAAGCCTCTTTACCGCTCCCCCTCAAGACAATGACCCTGATACTGCCTTTCTTTTCTATTTCTTTGATCACATCACCCAGAGCAAAAAGGGCGTCTGCATCTAAGGCATTCTTCTTGTCAGGCCTGTCTATGGTAATCGTGCTGACATAGCCTTTATCTTCTCTGATGATTTTTTTTTCCATACCCGTATGCTTTGTTGTTAATTGTTGTCTGTTACATGGCTCCCGGATGGTATTCTCCAAAGACCTCGTACATCGCCTGGCAAATCCCCTGCAAAGCAGCATGAGAGTTAACATATTTTGTGACAAACGGCATAAGGTTCGCAAGACATTTTTTGCCGTTTCATTGCTTTTTGAGTTGAGCAAGCGCGGACTTGCGCCGTTTCTCGGCCGTGGCCATGAATCCACAAAATCTTCTTTATTTTCAATGCGCTTTTGTCTTTCCTACGCGCTTTTTGCCATTGCCTGAAATGCTCGGAGAAGGAGTCTCGATGAGATCGGCGGGATGAAAAGAAGAAAAAGAGAGCAAAACCACACAGGTTGGGAGCCCACGGGATCTGCTCTCGAGAGTGGCCGGCTACTTACGCTTACCGGTGCGCTTGGAAGCCTTGAGCGGGTTGATCTTGGCCTGCTGCTGAGCCGAAGTCTCCGCTTTTACGTGCGTGGCGAAGTTACAGAAGCCGGTCCTCCACTTGATGGCCGGATTGGGGCAGGTCGCGCAGAACCTTCCGGTCGGAAGTTCGACGATCCGCTGACAACCTTCACATTGTTCCACCACCGGGTAGCAAGAGCCCCCGTTGAAACCACACCCCGTCTTCGTCATGAAGGCGCATTCTTGCCCCGCCTTCACCGTTTGGCATATCATGGCGACTACCTCCCGTTTCGTTGAAATTCAGCCCTCATCGCAACAGCGGCAATCATATTCATCCGTTTTTCGGTGTCAAGAGAATTTGGAAAAGATTTTGCGCCCGCCCGATGCCCCCTTTCCGAGGAATCGTTAAAGTTTTTCCCTTTTCTGGCGATTCCCTAGGTGTGTCTGGTTGCATGGTGTCGGAAGTGTTCCAGGCCGGCCGCGGCGGAGTCTTGCCTGCGGCATGCCGGAGTATCGAATCTTGTCTTGTCTCTCGGGGAATTCGAACCGGATGCGAAACAAAATCGGGCAGATGCTCATCAATGCCGGTCTCATCAGCAAGGAGGACCTGGATCTGGCCCTGGAAGAACAGCGCCAAAGCGGGGAGCGGATCGGGGCCATCCTGATCCGGAGGGAACTCCTTGACGAAGCCACCCTGGTGGAGTTCCTTTCCAAACAGTTCAGCGTGCCCGTGGTCAATCCATCCAAGCTGAACATATCGAAGGCCGTAACGGGACTCATTCCGGTAAACGTGGTGCAAAAATATCAGGTGGTTCCCTTCGGCCTTGTGGGCAACACACTCCATGTGGCCATGTCGGATCCCGGAAACCTCTTCGTCATTGACGACATCCGATTCATCACCCAAAAGAATGTTCAGATCCACGCGGCCCCGGAAAGCGCCATCAAACGGGCCATCGAACGTTTGTATGCGTCCAACGCCAACGAGAGCCTGGAAGAGGTTATGGGGATGATCCGCGAGGAAGTGGACGTGGACCTCGTGGACACCTCGGACGAAATCGAGCTGAGTCAGTTGGAAGACGCCGCCGGGGAAGCCCCGGTGGTGAAGCTGGTGAACCTGATCCTTCTTGACGCCATTCGCAAGCAGGCGAGCGACATTCATATCGAGCCTTACGAGAAAAAGATGCGGGTGAGGTTCCGCATCGACGGCATGCTCTATGAGGTGATGCGCCCGCCGCTCCAGATGAAAAACGCCATCATCTCGCGCCTCAAGATCATGAGCCGGCTCGACATCGCGGAACGCCGACTGCCTCAGGACGGACGCATCAAGTTGAAGACCAAGGGAAGCGAGATGGAGTTTCGCGTGTCAGTGCTTCCCACCCTGTTCGGCGAAAAAGTGGTCCTGCGACTCCTGGACAAATCCAACCTGCAGCTCGACATGACGAAACTCGGGTTCGAGGAGGAACAGCTCAAGGCCTTCCGGGAAGCGATCTACAGCCCCTACGGCATGGTGCTGGTGACCGGTCCGACGGGAAGCGGCAAAACCACCACGCTCTACAGTGCCCTTTCGGAACTGAACAAGATTCACCACAACATCTCCACGGCGGAAGACCCCGTGGAATACAGTCTGGTGGGGATCAATCAAGTCCAGGTGCACGATGCGATCGGACTCAA
This is a stretch of genomic DNA from Desulfoglaeba alkanexedens ALDC. It encodes these proteins:
- a CDS encoding long-chain-fatty-acid--CoA ligase, coding for MERVWFANYNHRVPHTLEYPDKPLPVLLRETVEKYPENIATEFFGAKLTYRELWDRIQRFAHALRDLGVTKDTKVAIMLPNCPQTIIAYYATLWVGAVVVMTNPMYVEREMEHQWSNSEAEVVVVLDHLFPKVQKVLPETRIRKVIVTSLREYLPAPVRWLYPLKAKKQKLFTAVPYDGKDILNFSKLVEKSTADNPPCPAALDDLALLQYTGGTTGVSKGVMLIHRNILANVVQICAWFPDVRRGSERVVAILPFFHVFGMTVSMNLALYAGSTVILVPRFEVNEFLKVLHKSRPTLFPGVPTIYVAIVNHPKIKDFDISSIRYCITGSAPMPVEVLKKFEQITGGVIVEGYGLSEAGPVTHVNPFVGKRKPGSIGIPLPDTDYRIVDLETGTQVLPPGEEGELVVKGPQVMLGYWKMPQETEATLRNGWLYTGDIAKADSEGYVFIVDRKKDMIIAGGYNIYPREIDEVLYEHPKILDAVTVGVPDPYRGETVKAFVVPKPGETVTEKEVIDFCRTKLAAYKIPRAVEFRESLPKTMVGKILRKDLRAEELRKKEGESRGGP
- a CDS encoding DUF434 domain-containing protein; the encoded protein is MWAERMEEFTIGDPFSGDAQGRQAVFAAAADFYRFQNFGYPRKSALEWVGNRHGLNAADRQLLHRGVFSRERALMRLGKRCRGASWRSEPVVVDGHNVHITLESALLGRPLVRANDGALRDTAGLSARFRVTDATEAAVALLFHCLKAFSPREVVFLFDAPMSHSGILAACYREALASFGIPGEARTARVPEREFPYERAVVAGSDRAVLDQARRWLDLASLALGFARCPHVCVDFFAFLAPRT
- a CDS encoding DUF1015 domain-containing protein; the protein is MAEIAPFRGLRYNPLRVADLNQVVIPPYDVISPEEQDFFHALSPYNMINLELGKASQEDTEGENPHTRAGCLLNAWRSEGVLIRDEVPSLYHYELDYTLGSRRLTRKGLVGLLRLEDFSTGRVRPHEKTFSKVKSERLGLMLSCHANLSPVFALYSDPEGRVEALFQDREVSPCASFRDRNGFDHRLRRVTSPNVFRELRRLMQDRMIFIADGHHRYETALKFRDILRERHPGAGPRAPFEFVMVYLSPMEGEGLSILPTHRLLKHVGRDAFERVLPAAEAFFQVTPFEATEERDRRRWMARLSEAAEARRTAVGVAVHGGSKLFLLTARDDRIRRFLDDQGVPGVLQSLDVVILDRVVLRRILGLSESFLSDPRNIQFSHDLDEGLTRVLSGVNDLGFFVNPTRVDQVRDVASAGLIMPHKATYFYPKVSSGLVLHPIDVNEEVPLF
- a CDS encoding tRNA1(Val) (adenine(37)-N6)-methyltransferase; the protein is MDCVPSCGKPESADSGGRETTCDTLFGGRLVLRQDKTGYRFSIDSVLLAGLTRVKPADRVVDLGTGCGVVPLILAFRGRGREWIGVEIQRELAELARENVRRNGFGGRVAVVEADMRCLGDLVIPGSVDLVVSNPPYRRRGSGRVNSDRQRALARHEFAGSAADVFESASGLLREGGRLALIYPASRLEELMGLGDRWGFRAKRLTMIHSDPGSPGCLVHLEYRKGGGPDLSVEPPFFIHDGRGGYSEAAKCLYEVP
- a CDS encoding SDR family oxidoreductase, whose product is MDLGINGKVAFVAGASRGLGKAVALELSREGAKVAICALDDPELPGAVEEIKAATGGEVIGIPSDVTDADQAKGFVRKGLEHFGTVDILVNNAGGPPSRTFMEIDDDLWTFGFKLNLMSTIVMTREAVPVMKEKRWGRIINMTSVAVKQPIDGLILSNTMRSGVIGLAKTLSNELAPYNVTVNNVCPGYTMTERVRNLSEFLAEKQHTTPEAVIRKWESEIPMGRLGTVGEFSALVAFLASERAGFITGTSIQIDGGYYRGIL
- a CDS encoding beta-ketoacyl-ACP synthase III codes for the protein MPQRTAVIRSVGRFLPERRLTNQDLEKMVDTTEEWILTRTGIRERRILEPGLGCSYMAARAAADCLERAGTPASEVDAIIVGTVTPDMFFPSTACLVQREIGASRAWGFDLSAGCSSFLFSLTAGVQMIESGRYDKVLVIGADVMSSIIDYQDRNTCVLFGDAAGAVLLEPCEEEGYGVLDFIQRIDGIGEPYLHMKAGGSRKPASLETVRNREHYVYQEGKRVFKFAVTEMADVAVAVLDRNGIKGEDLALFIPHQANLRIIEACANRMNIPMDRVVVNIDRYANTTGATIPLCLYEAVVEQDRLKRGDYLVIATFGAGFTWGSALVRWHRTGPPRP
- a CDS encoding carboxymuconolactone decarboxylase family protein, translating into MEDMKKAVKEVNESMARMSKLQPKFMQAMGGLMECATTDGDLSRKTKELVAIGIAISKQCHWCIAHHVHQALEAGATENEIMETCLVAVLMGGGPALMHAQLAFKAVEDFKS
- a CDS encoding metal-dependent hydrolase, with amino-acid sequence MANSTIKYLGHAGFQITTKNEKVIIIDPWLTGNPSAACQVEEIVKADMVLVTHDHFDHIADVGPIVKATGATLVGMPEVVGKLKEDTGIPDSQIVFGMGMNIGGTAHIDGVAITMTQAYHSCEKGNPAGYIIKLEDGFTVYHAGDTGVFYSMKILGELYNIDLALLPIGGVFTMDPIQAAMAAKLLQVKKVIPMHYKTFPLLEQDALPFTEIMKKEVPEAEVLVLDPGNEYVLGASCK
- a CDS encoding enoyl-CoA hydratase/isomerase family protein, encoding MEKKIIREDKGYVSTITIDRPDKKNALDADALFALGDVIKEIEKKGSIRVIVLRGSGKEAFSSGVDLAGGQKEFKRTIEGLEYCLDSLIRYPMLVISMVYGPAVGIGLDLCVLSDFCLAAQGARFGAPLVRLGRTYYYTQIERLTRLVGIRPAKEILLGGRLIDAQRAKEIDLVNLVVSPDELESVTYSLANELAEETAPIAVRITKSTIRKLFEENPLDPILEEELKRLHVDEINRSKDAEEGIKAMLEKRRPVFTGN
- a CDS encoding PxxKW family cysteine-rich protein, with protein sequence MICQTVKAGQECAFMTKTGCGFNGGSCYPVVEQCEGCQRIVELPTGRFCATCPNPAIKWRTGFCNFATHVKAETSAQQQAKINPLKASKRTGKRK
- the pilB gene encoding type IV-A pilus assembly ATPase PilB; protein product: MRNKIGQMLINAGLISKEDLDLALEEQRQSGERIGAILIRRELLDEATLVEFLSKQFSVPVVNPSKLNISKAVTGLIPVNVVQKYQVVPFGLVGNTLHVAMSDPGNLFVIDDIRFITQKNVQIHAAPESAIKRAIERLYASNANESLEEVMGMIREEVDVDLVDTSDEIELSQLEDAAGEAPVVKLVNLILLDAIRKQASDIHIEPYEKKMRVRFRIDGMLYEVMRPPLQMKNAIISRLKIMSRLDIAERRLPQDGRIKLKTKGSEMEFRVSVLPTLFGEKVVLRLLDKSNLQLDMTKLGFEEEQLKAFREAIYSPYGMVLVTGPTGSGKTTTLYSALSELNKIHHNISTAEDPVEYSLVGINQVQVHDAIGLNFAAALRSFLRQDPDIIMVGEVRDFETAEVAIKAALTGHLVLSTLHTNDAPSTVNRLLNMGVEPFLVSSAVNLVLAQRLARKVCPECKVVEDVPPEALLELGVGEDEVGTFPCYRGRGCPACSGTGYRGRIALYEVMPMKDEIRELVLVGASASELKREAIRLGMTTLRRSGINKLKEGAISVEEVLRSTIKD